CATGTCCAAGTATACAAGTGTTTTAAAAAACAAGATGACAGACAAGAGCTTTGCCAAACTGGCAGCTCTCAAAAACGACAAGGTAATGGAATTCTTAGGAACCTTTGCAGAGCATTGCAATCCTGCATCCATTTATGTTTGTGACGATAGTAAGGCAGATGAAGAGTACATCAAGGCCATAGCCCTGAAAAATGGTGAAGAGCACCCCATGGCAAACTCTGAGCAGACCATTCACTGGGACGGTTACGGAGATCAGGCCCGGGACAAGGTAAATACAAGATATATGGTGTCCCCTGAAAATATGGAAAAGATGAAGGCCATGAACTCTCTTCCCTACGACGAAGCTTTGAAAGAAATCATGGGAATTGCCACGAATGTCATGGCAGGCAAAGAAGCATACGTGAAGTTTTTCACAGAAGGTCCTGCCGAAAGCCCCTTTACCATTCCCTGTATTCAGTTTACAGATTCTTCCTATGTAACCCATTCAGAGTCTATTCTGTACAGACCTGGTTACAAGCATTTCATGAACAATCCCGGTTCTGATGACTTTTTCCGCTTCATCCATTCCGCCGGAGAACAGGATGAAAGAGGTTGCTCCAAGAACCTGAAAGACAGAAGAATCTACATGGATACCCAGAACAACATTGTTTACTCCATGAACGACCAGTACGCAGGAAATTCTGTAGGCCTCAAGAAACATGCCATGAGATTAGCCATCAGTAAAGCAGGACAGGAAGGTTGGCTCTGTGAGCATATGTTTCTGATGGCCTGTCTTGGTAAGGGCGGAAGAAAAACCTACTTTGCCGGAGCATACCCCTCTGCCTGTGGTAAAACTTCCACAGCCATGATCCCCGGTGAAGAGATCGTAGGAGATGACATTGCCTACTTCCGCAACATCGATAAAGAATTCCGCGGTGTTAACGTTGAACAGGGTATATTCGGTATCATCAAAGACGTAAATGCAGAAGACGATCCTGTCATCTTCGAGAACGCCATGAAAAACCAGGAAGTGATCTTCTCCAATATCCTTCAGGGTCCTGATAAAAAACCCTACTGGCTTGGACAAGGTGTTGAAAACCCCAAGACAGGTCTTAACCATATTGGTGAATGGACTGAGGGAATGAAAGACAGCAAAGGTAACGTTGTTCCCGTGGCTCACCCGAACTCTCGCTACACCATGAGACTGGACTACCTGGAAAACTTTGACAAGGCAGGTTTTGATGCTAAAGAAGGAGTCAAGGTTGATGGTATTCTTTATGGCGGCCGTGACAGCGATACTTCCGTTCCCGTAGAAGAATCTCCCAACTGGAGAGACGGAATTCTTCTCAAGGCCTGTACCCTGGAATCAGAAACCACCGCGGCCACCCTCGGTGCTGAAGGAGTCAGAGCCGCATCTCCCATGGCGAATATGGACTTTGTATCCTACCCTCTTGGCGAATACACCATGAACAACATTAATTTCGTTAAGGGTATGAAGGAAGAACCCAAGGTTTACTCTACCAACTACTTCATGAGAAACCCCAAGGGAAACTTCATGACCAGCAAGCTGGCCAAAAAAGTCTGGCTTCAC
The nucleotide sequence above comes from Oceanispirochaeta sp.. Encoded proteins:
- a CDS encoding phosphoenolpyruvate carboxykinase (GTP), with protein sequence MSKYTSVLKNKMTDKSFAKLAALKNDKVMEFLGTFAEHCNPASIYVCDDSKADEEYIKAIALKNGEEHPMANSEQTIHWDGYGDQARDKVNTRYMVSPENMEKMKAMNSLPYDEALKEIMGIATNVMAGKEAYVKFFTEGPAESPFTIPCIQFTDSSYVTHSESILYRPGYKHFMNNPGSDDFFRFIHSAGEQDERGCSKNLKDRRIYMDTQNNIVYSMNDQYAGNSVGLKKHAMRLAISKAGQEGWLCEHMFLMACLGKGGRKTYFAGAYPSACGKTSTAMIPGEEIVGDDIAYFRNIDKEFRGVNVEQGIFGIIKDVNAEDDPVIFENAMKNQEVIFSNILQGPDKKPYWLGQGVENPKTGLNHIGEWTEGMKDSKGNVVPVAHPNSRYTMRLDYLENFDKAGFDAKEGVKVDGILYGGRDSDTSVPVEESPNWRDGILLKACTLESETTAATLGAEGVRAASPMANMDFVSYPLGEYTMNNINFVKGMKEEPKVYSTNYFMRNPKGNFMTSKLAKKVWLHWAEGRIHGDYKALDTPSGKIPLYEDIKVLFKELLDEEFSLEDYTYLFTFRCTKLIEKLERTKKFFASKDSSIPAELNAYWDETIAKYTAIRAKYGDEIKPGDYKG